In a single window of the Melioribacteraceae bacterium genome:
- a CDS encoding fused MFS/spermidine synthase, translating to MKTSDRSLTKTIIALFFVMTGATGLVYQIVWFKYLALFLGNTTYAQMIVLSTFLGGLALGNYFFGRKADYYKNHLMAYAILELFIGLYCILYPFITSFWGDVFISTASNYNYDGRNFVFNFLRFVSSATLLLLPTIAMGGTLPILSKYFVENLNNTRKDVATLYFLNSFGAVWGILIAGFQLIPGFGLQPTIIAAAIVNIFVGLFALLISKFNTATDKLLDEKSDELIIEETETAQSGDSSLIGTILIIAAGLSGMAALLYEMVWTRLFITIFGSSTYAFSLMLIAFISGITIGSFLITLKFFMRFNKIKMVALLQVLIATSTGLILIFYERFAYILWQLASLFTKNDTTFSLFLVVQFSLCFLVLVIPTIFMGMTLPAIVDIIAAKNRLIGKTVGTVFSVNTLGTVAGVVLTGLVFIPMFGIKSTFEIGIAINLFAAIIITMSYKSIMIQKKIGYVISAVAIYILYVFMSPAWDVNISIGGVFRALKEDAPPSYADYKNYVANYKVLFYKEGTNANVAVTLTPPPLIQKRLVINGKPDASSVTDMPTQKLIAQIPMILHENPKNVFVVGFGSGATIGSVLTHPINKVDCAEISVEVIEAGKYFKEENGDCLNNDKLNLYNEDALTLLKLSKEKYDVIISEPSNPWIAGIGNLFSVEYFNLCKSKLADNGIMVQWFHMYESDDQIVKLVLNTFRSVFPNSTVWQGVSTDLIIVGFKNQFTPNFTNIDKKINIPSVKKDLASIGVNNTLTLLTSQSLSRRGIFLAADAKEINSEFHPRLEFLAPKSFYVGNTSQLIYKFDEKFDTLNKNLFIFDFVRSAKPSAKDIYETALYHNTTTKNLRLTFGLSKYLLDNNFNNYEVQKLYTDVYKALQIDDPRKYHYKEIIEQYPDSFYLRREYLNMTMLEKINQTNFLQIQSVKKDADDFIKYSAKDAPTQAKLLIKLASNYLLNNELNEAKATCLKISELLVANPNLKKQIPLEEFHYTNALVSLYLDDPQTTFENYYALIQENSAFDKLPLLRRIVEWKLREANQLLKVDVK from the coding sequence ATGAAAACATCCGATCGAAGTCTAACCAAAACTATCATAGCTCTATTTTTTGTAATGACTGGAGCTACCGGATTAGTCTATCAAATTGTTTGGTTCAAATATTTAGCGTTATTTCTCGGTAACACAACCTACGCTCAAATGATCGTTCTCTCAACTTTTTTAGGTGGATTAGCACTTGGCAATTATTTCTTTGGGAGGAAAGCTGATTACTACAAGAATCATTTAATGGCATATGCTATTCTTGAACTATTTATTGGGCTATACTGTATTCTATATCCATTTATAACTTCATTTTGGGGAGATGTATTTATTTCAACCGCGTCGAACTACAACTATGATGGAAGAAATTTTGTCTTCAATTTTTTGAGGTTCGTATCAAGTGCTACTCTTTTGCTTCTACCAACTATTGCAATGGGAGGTACTCTTCCAATTCTAAGTAAATATTTTGTAGAAAACCTTAATAATACGAGGAAGGATGTAGCTACATTATATTTTTTAAATTCATTTGGTGCCGTGTGGGGAATACTGATTGCGGGATTTCAATTAATACCGGGGTTTGGATTACAGCCGACAATAATTGCCGCGGCTATAGTTAATATTTTTGTGGGTTTATTTGCATTGTTAATTTCAAAGTTTAATACTGCGACTGATAAGTTGTTAGATGAAAAATCAGATGAGCTAATTATCGAAGAGACAGAAACCGCTCAATCAGGAGATTCAAGTTTGATTGGTACAATATTGATTATTGCAGCTGGTTTATCCGGAATGGCAGCTTTACTATATGAAATGGTATGGACAAGATTATTCATTACAATATTCGGTTCTTCAACCTACGCATTTTCTCTGATGTTGATCGCTTTTATAAGTGGAATTACAATTGGGAGCTTTTTAATCACACTTAAATTTTTTATGAGATTTAATAAAATAAAGATGGTAGCACTGTTGCAGGTTTTAATTGCCACAAGTACCGGGTTAATCCTAATATTTTATGAACGATTTGCATATATACTTTGGCAATTAGCGTCTCTATTCACTAAAAACGATACAACTTTTTCACTATTTCTTGTTGTTCAGTTTTCACTCTGTTTTTTGGTACTGGTTATCCCAACAATTTTTATGGGAATGACGTTGCCTGCAATTGTGGATATAATTGCGGCAAAAAATAGATTGATCGGAAAAACAGTTGGGACTGTATTTTCAGTTAATACTTTAGGAACTGTTGCGGGAGTTGTACTAACAGGGTTGGTTTTTATACCTATGTTCGGAATTAAATCCACGTTTGAGATAGGAATAGCGATAAATTTATTTGCCGCAATTATAATTACAATGTCATACAAATCTATTATGATTCAAAAGAAAATAGGTTATGTAATATCTGCGGTTGCTATTTATATTCTATATGTTTTTATGTCACCGGCATGGGATGTTAACATTTCAATAGGAGGTGTGTTTAGAGCGCTAAAAGAGGATGCTCCTCCAAGTTATGCCGACTACAAAAATTATGTTGCCAATTATAAAGTTCTATTTTACAAAGAGGGAACAAATGCTAACGTGGCTGTAACACTTACCCCTCCTCCATTGATCCAAAAACGACTCGTAATAAATGGCAAACCGGACGCCAGCAGTGTAACCGATATGCCTACTCAAAAGCTTATTGCGCAAATTCCCATGATCCTCCATGAAAATCCTAAAAATGTATTTGTCGTAGGATTTGGCAGCGGAGCAACTATTGGTTCTGTATTAACTCACCCTATAAACAAAGTTGACTGCGCGGAAATATCGGTCGAAGTTATTGAGGCGGGTAAATATTTTAAAGAGGAAAATGGTGATTGTTTAAATAATGACAAGCTAAATCTATATAATGAAGACGCGTTAACTCTGCTCAAACTATCTAAAGAAAAATATGATGTAATAATTTCGGAACCTTCAAATCCTTGGATAGCCGGTATCGGTAATTTGTTTTCAGTAGAGTATTTCAATCTATGTAAATCAAAATTGGCCGATAATGGAATTATGGTTCAGTGGTTCCATATGTATGAATCGGATGACCAAATTGTGAAACTTGTATTAAATACATTTCGATCTGTATTCCCAAATTCTACAGTCTGGCAGGGTGTTAGTACCGATTTAATTATAGTTGGGTTTAAAAATCAGTTCACTCCCAATTTTACAAATATTGATAAGAAGATAAATATTCCTTCAGTTAAAAAAGATTTGGCAAGTATAGGGGTTAACAATACTCTGACTTTATTGACAAGTCAGTCATTATCACGCAGGGGAATTTTTCTTGCCGCAGATGCAAAGGAAATAAATTCTGAATTTCATCCACGGTTAGAATTCTTAGCTCCAAAATCATTTTATGTGGGGAATACTTCTCAGCTTATTTACAAATTCGATGAAAAGTTTGATACATTAAATAAGAATTTATTCATATTTGATTTTGTACGGAGTGCAAAACCTAGTGCTAAAGATATTTACGAAACCGCGCTTTATCATAACACTACAACAAAAAATTTACGGCTTACGTTTGGATTATCGAAATACCTTCTTGATAACAACTTCAATAATTATGAAGTGCAAAAACTTTATACCGATGTTTATAAGGCGCTTCAAATTGATGATCCCAGAAAATATCATTATAAAGAAATTATTGAACAGTATCCCGATTCATTCTACCTGAGACGCGAATACCTGAATATGACAATGCTCGAAAAAATTAACCAAACTAACTTTCTGCAGATTCAATCGGTTAAAAAAGATGCGGATGATTTTATTAAATATTCGGCTAAAGATGCCCCTACTCAGGCAAAGTTATTAATTAAGCTGGCTAGCAATTATTTACTTAATAATGAACTCAATGAAGCAAAAGCAACGTGCCTAAAAATCTCAGAACTTCTTGTCGCTAATCCCAACTTAAAAAAACAAATTCCATTGGAAGAGTTTCACTATACTAATGCTTTGGTTTCTCTTTATCTGGATGACCCACAAACTACATTCGAAAATTATTATGCTTTGATTCAAGAAAACAGTGCCTTCGATAAACTTCCGCTTTTAAGAAGAATAGTAGAGTGGAAGCTGAGAGAAGCAAACCAATTACTGAAGGTGGATGTGAAATAA